One segment of Streptomyces sp. NA02950 DNA contains the following:
- a CDS encoding Ppx/GppA phosphatase family protein, whose product MRLGVLDVGSNTVHLLVVDAHPGARPLPAHSHKAELRLAELLDGDGAIGPEGVERLVTVVQEALEAAEDKGVEDVLPFATSAVREAANADDVLARVAEETGVRLQVLSGADEARLTFLAARRWFGWSAGKLLVLDIGGGSLEIAYGIDEEPDAAVSLPLGAGRLTASWLPGDPPDPADVRALRRHVRTEIARTVGDFSRHGAPDHVVATSKTFRQLARIAGAARSTEGLYVQRQLTRKALEEWVPKLAAMPAADRAGLPGVSEGRAAQLLAGALVAEGAMDLFGVEELEICPWALREGVILRRLDHLPT is encoded by the coding sequence ATGAGACTCGGTGTCCTCGATGTGGGTTCGAATACCGTCCACCTGCTGGTGGTGGACGCGCATCCCGGCGCGCGCCCGCTGCCCGCGCACTCGCACAAGGCGGAGCTGCGGCTGGCCGAACTCCTCGACGGTGACGGAGCCATCGGCCCCGAGGGGGTGGAACGCCTGGTCACGGTGGTCCAGGAGGCCCTGGAGGCGGCCGAGGACAAGGGTGTGGAGGATGTGCTGCCGTTCGCCACCTCCGCCGTCCGCGAGGCGGCCAACGCCGATGACGTCCTCGCCCGGGTCGCCGAGGAGACCGGGGTGCGGCTCCAGGTGCTCAGCGGTGCGGACGAGGCGCGCCTCACCTTTCTGGCGGCCCGCCGCTGGTTCGGCTGGTCGGCGGGGAAGCTGCTGGTCCTGGACATCGGCGGCGGTTCGCTGGAGATCGCGTACGGGATCGACGAGGAGCCCGACGCGGCCGTCTCGCTGCCACTGGGCGCGGGCCGGCTGACCGCCTCCTGGCTGCCCGGCGACCCGCCCGATCCGGCCGACGTACGGGCCCTGCGGCGCCATGTGCGGACCGAGATCGCCCGCACCGTCGGAGACTTCAGCCGGCACGGCGCCCCGGACCATGTGGTGGCCACCTCCAAGACCTTCAGGCAGCTGGCCAGGATCGCGGGCGCGGCCCGCTCCACCGAGGGCCTGTACGTCCAGCGTCAGCTGACCCGCAAGGCGCTGGAGGAGTGGGTGCCGAAACTGGCCGCCATGCCCGCGGCGGACCGCGCCGGGCTGCCCGGGGTGTCCGAGGGGCGGGCGGCGCAGCTGCTGGCCGGGGCGCTGGTCGCGGAGGGCGCCATGGACCTCTTCGGCGTCGAGGAACTGGAGATCTGCCCCTGGGCGCTGCGCGAGGGCGTCATCCTGCGTCGGCTGGACCATCTGCCGACGTGA
- a CDS encoding sigma-70 family RNA polymerase sigma factor: protein MSSRSEHSTQATGAHRAHRRAPRSGDTRPQRPPARYEPYLDGLFTYCLSVLCEHDAAAATLGDVLAVAERRRGRGRGRAPAEGDLCRPWLYAVARWACLRTLAELRERREYRGFRDWRAVRARHGDQGPDTPPGAADHPTAAVGAFAADAELPEPLAAQRRRELAALAWPEAAGTTAEQREALELAVRHQLTPAEVAAALGKEPDETRALLSSAACEVERTRAALAVVELGHCPVVARLAGDTQVLLSAALRRELVRHVDDCRACRRMAERATADGPWPGTAAAPAALPLVEAPRAAVQAAMMCALSGRPARAVPGPRFDRRGFPLDPQDRAARRSRMRSRALTTTVVATVVAAPVLALWAAYRGAPLAGDEHDTDSVAAANADGVEEFPTGRKRLDGNSFERTGSAQDRSGARLGSGRGTEGGKRSADVSVEVISPDGTDKHHGRHGGKNGDRRPGPSGSADRADRPGGGSGPARPAPGPGRLTVEAQPRGDTTVITLTASGGSPVRWSASAGASWLRLHHTAGVLRPGESTTVTVSVDREREPSGHWSARVGIAPSGAIVVIEGHGAPPGPTPGPSEPSGSPSPSPDDPDPAPSGSATPKY from the coding sequence ATGAGCAGCAGGTCCGAGCACTCGACACAGGCCACCGGCGCACACCGGGCGCATCGGCGTGCGCCCCGCTCCGGCGATACGCGCCCCCAGCGGCCGCCGGCGCGCTACGAGCCGTACCTCGACGGCCTGTTCACGTACTGCCTGTCGGTCCTGTGCGAGCACGACGCGGCAGCCGCCACCCTCGGCGATGTGCTGGCGGTGGCCGAGCGCCGGCGCGGCCGGGGGCGCGGACGCGCCCCCGCCGAGGGCGATCTGTGCCGCCCCTGGCTCTACGCGGTCGCCCGCTGGGCCTGTCTGCGCACCCTGGCCGAGCTGAGGGAGCGGCGCGAGTACCGGGGGTTCAGGGACTGGCGCGCGGTCCGTGCGCGCCACGGCGACCAGGGGCCGGACACCCCGCCGGGCGCCGCGGACCACCCCACCGCCGCCGTCGGCGCTTTCGCCGCCGACGCGGAGCTGCCCGAGCCGCTCGCCGCCCAGCGCCGCCGTGAACTGGCCGCGCTCGCCTGGCCGGAGGCCGCCGGGACCACCGCCGAGCAGCGCGAGGCGCTCGAGCTCGCCGTGCGCCACCAGCTCACCCCGGCCGAGGTGGCCGCAGCGCTCGGCAAGGAGCCGGACGAGACCCGCGCCCTGCTCTCCAGCGCCGCCTGCGAGGTGGAGCGGACCCGTGCCGCGCTCGCCGTCGTCGAACTGGGCCACTGCCCGGTGGTCGCCCGGCTCGCGGGCGACACCCAAGTGCTGCTCTCCGCCGCCCTCCGCCGTGAGCTGGTGCGGCATGTGGACGACTGCCGCGCATGCCGCCGGATGGCCGAGCGGGCCACCGCGGACGGCCCCTGGCCCGGCACGGCCGCCGCCCCCGCGGCCCTGCCGCTGGTGGAGGCGCCGCGGGCGGCCGTGCAGGCCGCGATGATGTGCGCGCTCAGCGGGCGCCCCGCGCGCGCCGTTCCAGGGCCCCGCTTCGACCGGCGCGGCTTCCCGCTGGACCCCCAGGACCGGGCGGCGCGGCGCAGCCGGATGCGCAGCCGCGCCCTCACCACCACGGTGGTCGCCACGGTCGTGGCGGCCCCGGTGCTCGCGCTGTGGGCGGCCTACCGGGGCGCCCCGCTCGCCGGTGACGAGCACGACACGGACTCGGTGGCCGCCGCCAACGCGGACGGTGTCGAGGAGTTCCCGACCGGCCGCAAGCGGCTGGACGGAAACTCCTTCGAGCGCACCGGCAGCGCGCAGGACCGTTCCGGCGCCCGGCTCGGCTCCGGCCGCGGCACCGAGGGCGGGAAACGGTCCGCGGATGTCTCGGTCGAGGTCATCAGCCCGGACGGCACGGACAAGCACCACGGGAGACACGGCGGGAAGAACGGCGACCGGCGGCCGGGCCCCTCGGGCTCCGCCGACCGCGCCGACCGCCCCGGCGGCGGCTCCGGCCCCGCCCGTCCCGCGCCCGGCCCGGGGCGGCTGACCGTCGAGGCCCAGCCCCGGGGCGATACCACCGTCATCACCCTCACGGCCTCCGGTGGCTCCCCGGTCCGCTGGTCCGCCTCCGCTGGCGCGTCCTGGCTCCGGCTGCACCACACGGCCGGGGTGCTCCGGCCCGGTGAGTCCACGACGGTCACGGTCTCGGTGGACCGGGAGCGCGAGCCGTCCGGTCACTGGAGCGCCCGGGTCGGCATCGCGCCCTCGGGCGCGATCGTGGTGATCGAGGGCCATGGCGCGCCCCCCGGGCCCACGCCCGGGCCCAGCGAGCCGTCCGGCAGCCCGAGCCCCTCCCCGGACGATCCGGACCCCGCCCCGTCCGGCTCGGCCACCCCGAAGTACTAG
- the radA gene encoding DNA repair protein RadA, with product MAARSSSRSSAKDRPSYRCTECGWTTAKWLGRCPECQAWGTVEEFGAPAVRTTAPGRVTSAALPIGQVDGRQATARSTGVAELDRVLGGGLVPGAVVLLAGEPGVGKSTLLLDVAAKAAGDDHRTLYITGEESASQVRLRADRIGALSEQLYLAAETDLSAVLGHLDSVKPSLLVLDSVQTVASPEIDGAPGGMAQVREVAGALIRVSKERGMSTLLVGHVTKDGAIAGPRLLEHLVDVVLHFEGDRHARLRLVRGVKNRYGATDEVGCFELHDEGITGLADPSGLFLTRRDEPVPGTCLTVTLEGRRPLVAEVQALTVDTQIPSPRRTTSGLETSRVSMMLAVLEQRGRINALGKRDIYSATVGGVKLTEPAADLAVALALASAASDTPLPKNLVAIGEVGLAGEVRRVTGVQRRLAEAARLGFTHALVPSDAGRIPDGMRVLEVADIGDALRVLPRRRDRGERGERTRAAAEDRG from the coding sequence ATGGCTGCCCGTAGCTCCTCCCGCTCATCCGCCAAGGACCGGCCCTCCTACCGCTGCACCGAATGCGGCTGGACCACCGCCAAGTGGCTCGGCCGCTGCCCGGAGTGCCAGGCATGGGGCACGGTCGAGGAGTTCGGCGCACCCGCGGTGCGGACCACCGCGCCCGGCCGGGTCACCTCGGCCGCGCTGCCCATCGGCCAGGTCGACGGCCGTCAGGCCACCGCCCGGTCCACCGGGGTGGCCGAGCTGGACCGGGTGCTCGGCGGCGGGCTGGTGCCCGGTGCCGTGGTGCTGCTCGCCGGGGAGCCGGGGGTGGGCAAGTCCACGCTGCTGCTCGACGTCGCCGCCAAGGCCGCCGGCGACGACCACCGCACCCTGTACATCACCGGGGAGGAGTCGGCGAGCCAGGTGCGGCTGCGCGCCGACCGCATCGGCGCTCTCAGCGAGCAGCTGTACCTCGCCGCGGAGACCGATCTCTCCGCCGTCCTCGGCCATCTCGACTCGGTCAAGCCGTCCCTGCTGGTGCTGGACTCCGTGCAGACCGTCGCCTCCCCCGAGATCGACGGCGCTCCCGGCGGTATGGCGCAGGTCCGCGAGGTGGCCGGGGCCCTGATCCGCGTCTCCAAGGAGCGCGGTATGTCCACCCTGCTGGTGGGCCATGTGACCAAGGACGGCGCGATCGCGGGTCCCCGGCTGCTGGAGCATCTGGTCGACGTGGTGCTGCACTTCGAGGGCGACCGGCACGCCCGGCTGCGGCTGGTGCGCGGGGTGAAGAACCGCTACGGGGCCACCGACGAGGTCGGCTGCTTCGAGCTGCACGACGAGGGCATCACCGGGCTCGCCGACCCCTCCGGGCTGTTCCTCACCCGCCGCGACGAGCCGGTGCCGGGCACCTGTCTGACCGTCACCCTGGAGGGGCGCAGGCCGCTGGTGGCCGAGGTCCAGGCGCTCACCGTGGACACCCAGATCCCCTCCCCCCGCCGCACCACCTCGGGGCTCGAGACCTCGCGGGTGTCGATGATGCTCGCCGTGCTGGAGCAGCGCGGCCGGATCAACGCGCTCGGCAAGCGCGACATCTACAGCGCGACGGTGGGCGGGGTGAAGCTGACCGAGCCCGCCGCGGACCTCGCCGTGGCCCTGGCGCTGGCCAGCGCCGCCAGCGACACCCCGCTGCCGAAGAACCTGGTGGCCATCGGCGAGGTGGGGCTCGCGGGCGAGGTCCGCCGGGTCACGGGGGTGCAGCGGCGGCTGGCCGAGGCCGCCCGGCTCGGCTTCACGCACGCCCTCGTCCCGTCCGACGCGGGCCGGATCCCCGACGGGATGCGGGTGCTGGAGGTGGCGGACATCGGGGACGCGCTGCGGGTGCTGCCCCGGCGCCGGGACCGGGGTGAGCGGGGTGAGCGGACCCGGGCGGCCGCGGAGGACCGCGGCTGA
- the disA gene encoding DNA integrity scanning diadenylate cyclase DisA, whose translation MRASLSAVAPGTALRDGLERVLRGNTGGLIVLGTDRTMESLCTGGFVLDVEFTATRLRELCKLDGALILDKDITKIVRAGVQLVPDASIPTEETGTRHRTAQRVSIQTGFPVVSVSQSMRLIALYVDGQRRVLEDSAAILSRANQALATLERYKLRLDEVAGTLSALEIEDLVTVRDVSAVAQRLEMVRRIATEIAEYVVELGTDGRLLSLQLDELIAGVEPERELVVRDYVPEPTAKRTRTVADALAELDRLTHAELVELPIVARALGYSGSPETLDAAVSPRGFRLLAKVPRLPGAIIERLVEHFGGLQKLLAASVDDLQMVDGVGEARARSVREGLSRLAESSILERYV comes from the coding sequence ATGCGCGCCTCCCTGAGCGCCGTCGCGCCCGGCACGGCACTGCGCGACGGCCTGGAGCGGGTGCTCCGGGGCAATACGGGCGGGCTGATCGTGCTCGGCACGGACCGGACCATGGAGTCGCTGTGCACCGGCGGCTTCGTCCTCGACGTCGAGTTCACCGCGACCCGGCTGCGCGAGCTGTGCAAGCTGGACGGCGCGCTGATCCTCGACAAGGACATCACCAAGATCGTGCGGGCGGGGGTGCAGCTCGTCCCGGACGCGTCGATCCCCACCGAGGAGACCGGCACCCGCCACCGCACCGCGCAGCGCGTCTCGATCCAGACCGGCTTCCCGGTGGTCTCCGTCAGCCAGTCGATGCGGCTGATCGCGCTGTACGTGGACGGGCAGCGGCGGGTCCTGGAGGACTCCGCGGCGATCCTCTCCCGCGCCAACCAGGCGCTGGCCACCCTGGAGCGCTACAAGCTCCGGCTGGACGAGGTCGCGGGCACCCTCTCCGCCCTGGAGATCGAGGACCTGGTCACGGTCCGGGACGTGAGCGCGGTCGCGCAGCGTCTCGAGATGGTCCGGCGCATCGCCACCGAGATCGCCGAGTACGTGGTCGAGCTGGGCACCGACGGGCGGCTGCTCTCCCTCCAGCTCGACGAGCTGATCGCGGGTGTGGAGCCGGAGCGCGAGCTCGTGGTGCGGGACTACGTCCCCGAGCCGACCGCCAAGCGCACCCGCACCGTCGCCGACGCGCTCGCCGAGCTGGACCGGCTGACCCATGCCGAGCTGGTCGAACTGCCGATCGTGGCGCGGGCACTGGGCTACAGCGGCTCGCCCGAGACGCTGGACGCGGCGGTTTCGCCGCGCGGCTTCCGGCTGCTGGCGAAGGTGCCGCGGCTCCCGGGCGCCATCATCGAGCGGCTGGTGGAGCACTTCGGCGGACTGCAGAAGCTGCTGGCCGCCAGCGTGGACGACCTCCAGATGGTGGACGGCGTGGGCGAGGCGCGGGCGCGCTCGGTACGCGAGGGGCTCTCCCGGCTGGCCGAGTCCTCGATCCTGGAGCGCTACGTCTGA